TTACCAGGAGGATCAAGATTTGGAAAAAGAGCTCTTAGGAGATGAGAAAGAGAAAGCTGAGCATCTAATGCTAGTTGATCTTGCAAGAAATGATCTAGGACGAATTTGTAAGGGAGGAAGTGTTGTTCCTACTGATTTTATGAGAATAGAGAGATATTCTAAACTTATGCATATTGTCTCTGAAGTTGAAGGAAGACTCCCAGAAGATTTTAAACCCTCTGATGCTATAAGAGCTACTTTCCCTGCTGGTACAGTATCAGGAGCCCCAAAAATAAGAGCTATCGAGACTATCTCAAAATTAGAACCAGAAAAAAGAGGTTTTTATGCAGGCCTTGTTGGTTACATGGGTGTAGAAGGCGAGCTTGATACATGTATTAGTATTAGATGTGCCTTAAAAAGAGGTGAGCATCTATATTTACAAGCAGGGGCGGGGATTGTATATGATTCAACACCCCAGAGAGAGTTTGAAGAGACAGGTGAAAAGATGAGAGCTTTAGCCTTAGCTGTAGGAGTTAACGTATGATACTTATATTAGATAATTTTGATTCGTTTACCTTTAATGTCTATCAGCAACTTTTGCAAGTTACAAATGAAGATGTAAAGGTTATTAGAAATAATAAGATTAGTGTTGATGAAGTGAAAAAACTTAAACCTACCCATATTATTATATCCCCTGGGCCTGGTCGTCCTGAAGATGCTGGTATTTCCATTGATATAATTAAAGAGTTTAAGGGGGTTATTCCTATTCTAGGGGTCTGTCTTGGGCATCAAGCTATAATTAGCGCTTTTGGTGGTGACATAATTGGAGCAAAGAATATAGTCCATGGGAAGGTTGAACCTATAAAATGCGATGGAAAGGGAATTTTTAGAAACCTTGGATCTCCAATAAATTTTACCCGATACCACTCCTTAGTTGGAGATATAAATACTCTTCCGGAATGCTTTGAAATTACATCAACAAGTAGTGATGGGGAGATAATGGGGGTAAGACATAAAGAGTATGATATTGAAGGGGTTCAATTTCATCCAGAGTCTATTGCCAGTGAAAATGGATTATCCCTATTTAAAAACTTTATTAATTATAAAAGAGAACCTTTTGATACTACAAATAAGTTAGAAAGAATAATCTCTGGAGAGGATTTGACCTTTCTTGAAGCTAAAGAGTTTATGGAAGAGTTAACAGATGGTAATTTAAGTGACTCTATTATCTCTGCATTTTCTATAGCCTTAAATTGTAAGGGTATAAGCTCCCAGGAGATAGCTGGATGTGCTAAAGCTCTTAGGGATAAAAGAACCAGGGTTAATGTTCAAGTTCCAGTTATTGATACCTGTGGAACAGGTGGAGATGGGTTAAATACATTTAATATTTCTAGCTTTTCAGCACTTATTGTTGCCTCATGTGGGGTTAATGTTGCTAAACATGGCTCAAGGGCGGTTTCTAGTAAAAGTGGTAGTTCTGACTTTTATACAGAATTAGGTATTAGTTTAGAATCTGATCCAAATTCGATTGTAGATAACATAAATAATACTCAATTCTCATTTATGTTTGCACCCCACTTCCATAAAGCTATGAGGTTTGCAGCCCCAGTTAGAAAAGAGCTTAAGATAAAAACTATATTTAACCTTATTGGTCCCCTTTCAAATCCTGCTAGTGCAGATTATCAAGTTATTGGAGTTTGGGATGAGAGGTTTTGTTTAGTAGTTGCAAAGGCTGCAAAACTATTAGGAGTAAAAAAAGTGATGGTCGTTCATGGCTTAGATGGTATAGATGAAATATCAATCTCTGATAAGAGCAGGGTTGTATATATTGATGAAAATGACAAGGTTGAAGAGTTTATATTTGACCCAAAGAGTGAAGGGATACCAATGTATAACCTATCTGATCTTAGTGGTGGTAGTGCTGAAGTTAATGCATCTATGGCTAGGGAAATATTAAATGGTGGAGGATCAGAGGCTATAAAAGCGGCATGTAGTTTAAACGCCGGAGCAGCCCTAATGGTATATGGGAGAGTTTCAACTATAATAGAGGGGTATGAACTTGCAATGGATGCCATTGAAAGTGGAAAAGTTAAAAATAAGCTAGTAGAGATAGTAGGCTAGTATGGATATAAGAGAAGAGATATCTAATAATAGGAAAAAAAGAGTAGAGAGAGAGGGATATGGGTTATCTATAACTATTCCCGAAAAAAGAGAAGCTCCTTTAATTGATTTTAGTAAGGGTCCCTTTGTCATATGCGAAGTAAAAAGAGGATCTCCTTCAAAGGGACATTTTGCTAAAGAGTTGGACGAAGTAGAGCAAGCAACAAAATATTGGGATAGTGGGGTTAAACATGTTAGTATTTTAACAGAAGAGGACTACTTTTACGGTTCTCTACAAGATCTAATAAACATAAAAAAAAGGTGTCCCACCCTTTCAGTATTAAGAAAGGATTTTTTATTAGACCTTACAGATGTGGAAACAAGTTATCTCTGTGGAGCAGACGCATATTTATTAATTACTTCCCTTCTTGATAGAGACCTTTTATACAGTATGTATTGGCGTGGTAAAGAACTAGGTATGACACCATTAGTCGAGGTTCATGATAAAGATGATGTAGAAAAGGTTAGAGAACTAAGACCATCTATAATAGGTATCAACTCAAGGGATTTAAAAAATTTTACGATCGATCCTTTAAGACCACTTAAAATTAGATCCTATATCGATTGGGAGTGTGACATTATCTATGAGTCTGGAATTAGTTCTAAAGAAGATGGGGAGTTTGCCCGTGACTCTAATTTTTCTGGGGTTTTAGTTGGTGAGTGGGCTGTTAAAAAAGAATCCCTACC
Above is a genomic segment from Thiospirochaeta perfilievii containing:
- a CDS encoding bifunctional anthranilate synthase component II/anthranilate phosphoribosyltransferase; this translates as MILILDNFDSFTFNVYQQLLQVTNEDVKVIRNNKISVDEVKKLKPTHIIISPGPGRPEDAGISIDIIKEFKGVIPILGVCLGHQAIISAFGGDIIGAKNIVHGKVEPIKCDGKGIFRNLGSPINFTRYHSLVGDINTLPECFEITSTSSDGEIMGVRHKEYDIEGVQFHPESIASENGLSLFKNFINYKREPFDTTNKLERIISGEDLTFLEAKEFMEELTDGNLSDSIISAFSIALNCKGISSQEIAGCAKALRDKRTRVNVQVPVIDTCGTGGDGLNTFNISSFSALIVASCGVNVAKHGSRAVSSKSGSSDFYTELGISLESDPNSIVDNINNTQFSFMFAPHFHKAMRFAAPVRKELKIKTIFNLIGPLSNPASADYQVIGVWDERFCLVVAKAAKLLGVKKVMVVHGLDGIDEISISDKSRVVYIDENDKVEEFIFDPKSEGIPMYNLSDLSGGSAEVNASMAREILNGGGSEAIKAACSLNAGAALMVYGRVSTIIEGYELAMDAIESGKVKNKLVEIVG
- a CDS encoding bifunctional indole-3-glycerol phosphate synthase/phosphoribosylanthranilate isomerase: MDIREEISNNRKKRVEREGYGLSITIPEKREAPLIDFSKGPFVICEVKRGSPSKGHFAKELDEVEQATKYWDSGVKHVSILTEEDYFYGSLQDLINIKKRCPTLSVLRKDFLLDLTDVETSYLCGADAYLLITSLLDRDLLYSMYWRGKELGMTPLVEVHDKDDVEKVRELRPSIIGINSRDLKNFTIDPLRPLKIRSYIDWECDIIYESGISSKEDGEFARDSNFSGVLVGEWAVKKESLPGELVSVFEKSRVYNPWERLFNSYKENRPFIKICGLTNKEDVDLAVDLGANLLGFILAESPRKVEIDFIKTQIIDKRILKVGVVVLSKGEKLSDDIKQLVYDGYLDFIQYHGDETLKECINNGVPFYKAISIKNRESLNKMNSYGPVVLLDSFSASKRGGTGKSIDRKLTAIARNNPNLWLAGGLNTENISSVLEEFKPEFIDVSSGLELYPGKKSKEKMIKFFKELI